Part of the Scyliorhinus canicula chromosome 13, sScyCan1.1, whole genome shotgun sequence genome, TCCCTTGGATTCCGTCGACCTCAGGGGGAAGAAATCGAGAGAACCCTCAGGAATTTTGGGGAACTGGTTCGCACAGGAGAGATGAATTTATCTTCTTCACTTAACATGTGCAGCATAATTTGCAATGTCCTGTTGAACTAATTCAGCTGAATATTTACATATCAGCAAACTACATGGAATATGAGTGCAGAATTAGAGGACTATAAATTTAACTAATTTAATGTTACATATTGTTATTCGGATCCAAAATATTTCTTAGATTTTGAAGCTAATAAGAGATAAACTCTTCATTCCAATCATACATAGAATGCAGAATGTGGATTTTTCTAGCTCCAGATAGAACATAACAATGCAGTATACGAAGCAGGAATACTgacaattatttcaaaaaaaaatttagagtacccaattcattttttttccaatcatgggacaagttagcgtggccaatccacctatcctcaacatcttttgggttgtggggcaaaacacacacaaacacagggagaatgtgcaaactccacacggacagtgacccagagccaggattgaacctgggacctcggcgctgtgatgcagcagtgctaacccactacgccactgaGCTGCCTGGAATATTGACAATTATAAGGATGCATTCCTGACCATAATCTTTCTGAGCTCAATTATCCAGTTTGGTGTTGTTCAAAAATATTTGTCACATTAGAAATTCAACATAGCTGGTAGAACAGTTGTAGGCCTGGTGCCCTTTACACCCCCAGGCTGGTCTTTTGTTCTGCCGACTTCAATAGAACTGAATATCAACCTGAGTCTACAATTGACAGCTGTTGCAATCCCCCTCATTTTACACAACAGGTCAAGGCACATTTAAACCACATATCACAGTTGCACCAAACCTGTACTTAACAGGTTAATAAAATTCATCAACCTTGATGTTGTATGTAGTTTCAATGTCTTCTTTAATCTTATCCCAGGATAAATCCCAGCTAGTGATAGGATTTGCTGGGAGTGCAGCGTACTTCTGAGCGAACTGTTTGTTGTATTTGTACAAGACCCACTTCCAGAACGCAGACGTCTCAATCGTGGTATCGGCAGTGATGTTCCAACAATTGTACCTCATGCCAAGATTTCTGTAGTCCTTATAGGGCCAAAATTCTTTATTTGTATCTTTGTTTCGGAATTTGGTATCACTTGCAACCAGTGTGGTACAATTCTCTGTTACCAATTTCCTACTCTTGATGGAATGGTACCCAGTGAGGCCCTGAGAGCGGTGATATTCAGCACTATGCTCTGAGTGCGTTGGGTTTGTGCAGTCACACAGAACGCCACAGAAGGGGCAGCTTGCCCCGCAACCAGATAACATTGTGTACAGCTCACTGGACGGGTCTATGGGCAATGTTTTAAGCTTTGCACCAATATTACTCCTCCAACCATTAATATGTTGCACAAGGTGATCTTCTACTTCGCAGACAAAATTGGCAATTTCTTGAGTAAAATGCTCAAGGTTAATATTTGTAGCTCCCAAGGTAATGGCAGCCAGCTGGCTTCCTGGGATCTGAAAATCTGATTCAAGTTTTTCTTTAAACATCTGAATAACACTGTGCACCGTAGCCTCATTAGTCTGTGATGTTACTTGCTTGAGAGTTTCTTTGACCAGACTGATAAATCTTTTCAGAACGTCCAGTGCAAGGTAGCACAACAGGGGCTGTTCTCCATCTACAGCAGCACAATACTTTGTGACTtgtttcctcagccatttctgctCAAACGGTACTGTCCGTTGGATGTACTCGTGATATTTCTCAAAATTGTCCTCCTCTTTCAAATGCAACATCAGAGCCACTTGGAAGTTCTTTCGAAATTTGAATTTCCCGCCTTTCCCATGGTATCTCATGTACTCCACAATGTCAGGTCCTAGCTTCTTGTTAACTGCATTCAGCAAAGCTGGTTGCAAACAGGATTTACAGAATAACTCTGCTCTTTGTTTGGTTTGGTCCTTTTCTTGGTAGATATTCTTAaagcttttaaagtaattttcctTCTCATGTTTCAGGAGCTCCAGTGCATCATTTTTCTTCCTGAACTTAGCCTGCATCGTCTCAAATTTCACTGCGGCCAGGGAGCAAATATGGACAGTGTATTCGACGTTGAATTTTTCATTGAACGTGAAGTCGTTATCGTTGTGTTCTCCAATTTTCTCTTCCACAATTCTCAATAGATGTCTGAAGTAGGTGGAATCATAGTCCTGATTTCTCTGCACAATCTGTTCCACAAACTCCTCACATTCTTGCCAACACCAGCCTGCCCACTGCactgctcgaagcatttcattggACTTCTGTGGGTAGAAATAGCTGCAACATTTTTTGAAAAGAGATTTCGGTTTTGTATCATCATCTGTCTTCCTTTCAATGTGATTGTTAGTCACTTGGAATAATGTCATTTCAACTTGGGAGCTATTTTTCTGAATAAGTTTCTCAGTGATTAAATGACTGTGCATTTTCTGCGTCAGACAGTTTTCCATGTCACTCACAATGGTACTTTCTTTTTGTGGTCCATGTGTTAATGTTGAAAGTGTCGCTTCCCACATAACCTGAAATTCTTCCCAAAGCTCGGTATCGCGCATGCCCCTTTTCTCCTGCCTGCACCTTTTCAGAAGGTCATTAACTTGCTCTTCAATCCGGCTCTGATAACTGGCCTTAATATCATCCAACTTCTTCATATCTCTCCATCTCTGGACTGCCTTATCACTTTTCATGTCTGCATACATTGCACGTTCTTTGATCACTGAGTCAATGCTGGAAAAAAAGTCGGACCTGTACTTTTCAACCAGGTTCGCCCTATCGTTGGTGGAAAAATAATCTTCCAGTTCTTGGAgagctttttgtttcttttcttccaTAAATGAAACCCGTTTTCTTTTCAAACTTTGAGCCAAACGTTCGGGATCATCTGTGGCATTATAAATTCTGTTCTCTTCCATTTCCACAAATGAATGTATCTCTTTCCGCAGTTCCCATTCAAGGTCGGTGTACTTGATAGAAAGTTCCTTGTAAGCTTCAGCTACAAGGCTATTCCggaaactgaaaatgaaattttCATACTTCACTGCTTTCCAGAGAGATTTAGTCCACTCCATAAACTCAGAGATGGTTGAAAACTTGCGTTTGTTTTGGTGGTTTgtgaaagatttgaaaatcatttTTTTCAGCTCAAACACCTTCTGACTGTAGCCGGTATTGACTGCTGCCATGGGTGGATTCCCATGCCACAGGCCTGGGATGTTCCAGTTGTTTTCCTTTGCATCATAGTCTAACACATCAGAGAACTTAGTGAAGCGGCAATCTTGTTTTTCCATTTTAGCCGCTGCTCGTGTCATCGTATCCAGCTGTTCCAGTAGTTGTTTACGGCCTCTCATATTCTGGTCATGGGCGGACACATCGCTCACATTCTGGTGGACAAAGTAACAAGTTGGCTTCTTCCCCACTTCTTTCATTCGTATAAATGCATGTACCACTATCTGCAGCACGTCTTTCATCTCGGTAGAGTTTTCCATGGCCATATTTACCAATGTCACATCGCTTAGTCCGATCACCAGGGTGGCGAGCTCGTTGTCATGTTCATAGCTGTCATCGATATTCGATAGTTCCGGCGCTTTTAGCCCCTCAGTGTCAATTACCATGATGTACCCACAGCCCAACTCCTTCTGCAGATCTCCTGTAACTTTGATGAGCTGCATGAATGCCCCACGGGTGCACCGGCCACTGCTCACAGCAAATTGCAAACCAAACATGGTGTTCAGAAGGGTGGATTTGCCTGTACTCTGCACGCCCAATACAGTCAGTACAAATACACGGGTCTGTGTGCCAATCTTGTGCTCAATTTCCTTCAGTACAGCTGTGACCCACTGTAAAGGTATGTTTGAAACATCTCCATCGATAAGTTCCAGAGGGACACCGTCCAGCATcagatcagcagcagtgtggggcAGCTGTTGTACGATGCATTTTTCTTCCTTGTTCTGATTTTTCTGGTCAATCAATGTTTCGTAGATCAGTCCAATTTCTCGCATGAAATGCTCCAATCCAAGGGAGCTGGTGCTTATTTGCTTATCCAATCCTTGCAGGTGTTTCCAAGTTGCTGCTGCAGTTTTTCTCTGGTCTGCGGACACTTCCTGAGATTTCTCATACAGGGCTTTGTATTCTTCTCGTAAAACAGAGAGCGTTTCTCTGGAGCTGAAATCTAATCCAAATTTCATCCACTGTAGGAAATGTTTCCTTTCATCTCCTGACCTTTCTGTCAGGGCTGCAATAAATGTTTTAATGTCAGCCGGTACACCTTTCCTGCGACGTTCATTGCGCAGTTCACTCTGGTTCTTGTCCAGCTTGCTAAGATACTCATTTACAGACATTTGACCTCGTTTCTTCAGGCGACAGCTTTCCTTTTCTAGTTTGGAAAGTTTTTGCCAGGTATCACCTTGAAAAGTCATCTTCACTTTCTTGAAGTTCTCAATTCCCTCGGTTCCAATGGAATGAAGTATTTCTTTTGATTTCCTTTGACTTTCTGAACTTTGCTTATCATCCTCATCCACATTAATCCCAATTTCCCTTGCAATTTCTGCCATTTCCCCTAGTCTCTTTCCAGTGGTTTGGGATTCAACCGTTGAGAGCCCCCCAACTTCCGGACTGCTCATTGCAGCTATTTCTTTCAATGTGGACCGGAGCAACTGTGCAAACTCTGCATCGTTCTTTCTACCCATAACTAAAATGTGATTCCTCTTCACAACTGACAAAGAAACTAACGTTTTCATGTGGCTTTTCGTTTCTTCAGTTATGTCCTTCCCAGATAGAATTATGACTAGATTTGTTACAGTCTCTGCAAAGGAATTAAGGATGCCACTGGTCTCGCTGTCTATGTTATTGACAAACACAAAAAGAGCCGAAGAGGCCtttgccaggaattgaacctgtttcTCGAACGCTGTACCATCACCTCGAAGGTTTAATATAGCCATTGGTTCCGGAAACAGATCCAAATCCTCACTGCCACTGGGTAGGTACCAGCACAGCTCAACAAGGCCATTGGAAATCTTTCGAGGTAAATTCCCACACTCCATGTTGGAATGGACGAAGAAATTGTGCTGTTGTTCAGAATTGCTGAGGATTTCATTTAGAACCTtagatttggagatggagcagggaCCGAGCCGAATGAAGGAAAACGTCGGAATGTGCTCGATCACCATATTTGTTTCTTTGAACCCCTTGCTTACTCGGAGTGAGAATGGACGCCACTTCTTCACAATGGAGCGCATGGCCCACAGAAGGAAAGTGCAGCCCTCGTTACCATCAGGCAGTAAAAGCGGCAAAGCGAACTGACATAGGGACATCTTCAGCATCAATTCTTGCTGTAGGAAAGCGTTCGCACGCAGGAAAATAGCGGTGATGATATCCAAGGGATGGTATGAATCACTAGGTGGCTCATCCAGCCCAAGGAAGTCCAAGTCTTCTGTTTCTTGTTTTCCTGATTGAACTTCTTCCTGAGTTAGTGAGTATTTGAAATTTCTTGATTTTGAATTGAACATCATCAAATTGCAGAGAAAATAGGCAGGAATATCCTGAGGTGAACTTGGCACCTTATTTTCAAGTGCCTCTGCACTTATGGTGAGCACATCGCTCAAGGACAGCTTCTCACTCTCTAATGTTTTCAACCCCAACTCCATTAGAAAGTCTTGGACACAAACTGGCTCAGTGCATCTTTTGGTGGAAATGCTGCCCAGAAGAGCTGAAGTATCCGTTTGTGCTggtgtttccacttccacagctGGTTTTTCACCCTTGGATTCAAGTTTGGGCAAATTACCTTTGAGGGACTTGCAAGAACCTTCCCCGAGCTCCGAGTCGCTGAGAAAAGGGTCTGATTTGTCATCGTTTTGGGACTCAAACAGGTTTCCCCCCCTTCCATCGCTGGTGACATCGAGCTCCATATCGGTCGACTCCTTTGAAGATGCACCTGCAGGAATGTAAATTCTGTTCAGTTTTAGAGAAAAGTCTTTGAATCACAATATTAAAAGTGCTGTGGATAGGTGTTAATGCTGATTGTTGTGTTGCCTCTTTCTCTCCCTTCTATAATGGGAAGGCAGAGAAAATACTTAGTGGCACAttttccatagaatctctacagttcaggaggaggccatttggcccattgtctctgcatcaaccctctgaaagagcacccaaccaatggcccactcccctgccctatgtccgaaaccccacctaacctgtacatcgttggacactaaggggcaatttagcatgaccaaaccaccgaacctgcacctctttgggctatggcccactcagacatggggagaacgttcaaactccacacagacagtcacccaaggccggaaacaAACACAGATCcgtggctctgtgaggcagcagtgccaaccactgtgccaccgcgctgcaaTAACATGCTTTCGCGCTATCATCCTGAGTTAAAATAACATCAATTAGATTGCCTGGGTGTAGTGAATGTTGGAAATTCAGGCAAACTATATTCCACTCTAACCAATTTCCATGTTTTTGCTCAACTTAGTAAatccagcagcctcagacaaacaGGAAAATCAGGATTATTGTTATTGTTTcactcaacatttaaaaaaaatataatggtTCAGATGATGGAACTGATTGTGCAAGTACAGATTCTGTTGCAAATGGGAATTGCAAAACTTGTGCGAAGCTACACTTTTtgagatggtgaagtttgaatttaCTAAAATTACACTGTGCTCTTATATAGAATATCAATTTGGGACCTTACAGATTACCAAGCTCAGCATTGAGTTCAATAATTTTAGATCATAACTCACTGACCCCTCTTTTTCTCAAAAGGAAGCTGTTGCTGCTGATTCTGCttctccatttacacctcctctcGATGCATCTTTCTTACTTGCTTATCTCCCTCCATCTTTACCAACCCctttgccttgcaccatcaccCTCTTGTCATTTACTCTCCTGCTTTTCACCCTCTCGCAGATGTTCTATTTTTGTTCATTTCCATCACTATCCCTGCCTTTCTATGTCCTTAAGACTTAATATGCATCCAATTTTTCCAAGTCTTGAAAGAGGGTCATCACCTGAACATTGGCCCAAATCTTCCTACCTCGAGATTGTTGGAGATGGGACATAAGTTGGGAAATGCACACCAGTACTCTGAAGATGTCACGACATAAGGATATATGTGGAAATTGCCTGGCAAGTTTAAACTTCCAATAGAGTGATTCCCCACTGCCCTGGTCCCTTGACGAATGTCTCCAAGCCCGAGTTCAAGGCAGAGATTCACGCCAGATATGTGAGACTTACCTGCATACTTTCCCTGGAAATGTTAGTTTGATAACTGATTTATCTCAGTGGTTATTCAGGATAACTCAACTGCGCACCAGATCCAATCATCCACCTCACTCAACCAACTATACACCAGACCACACCCCGACCTGACCTGACTACCGCCTGACCACCTGACCACTCTCCTGACCATGCGACTAGTCCCTGAACACCCAACTGCCCCTACCGACTAACCCTGACCAGACCCCACTCGATCACCCAACCACCCCTGGCCACCCAACTACCCCCTCGACCTGACCCCACCTACCCATTCATTCGCCCACATTCATCCCTCAAATGGCTCGA contains:
- the LOC119976318 gene encoding interferon-induced very large GTPase 1-like isoform X2, coding for MDGNKKNIEGEGNDLQEMEGVPSCKTGASVSTDNQGMDGNKKNIEGEENDLQEMEDKVSDTAQTETVSNNETGKDSEDRLEQSETENMDNSNRSENVKEDKDSDTAQTETISNNETEKDSEDKLDQSETENMDNSNRSENVKEGASSKESTDMELDVTSDGRGGNLFESQNDDKSDPFLSDSELGEGSCKSLKGNLPKLESKGEKPAVEVETPAQTDTSALLGSISTKRCTEPVCVQDFLMELGLKTLESEKLSLSDVLTISAEALENKVPSSPQDIPAYFLCNLMMFNSKSRNFKYSLTQEEVQSGKQETEDLDFLGLDEPPSDSYHPLDIITAIFLRANAFLQQELMLKMSLCQFALPLLLPDGNEGCTFLLWAMRSIVKKWRPFSLRVSKGFKETNMVIEHIPTFSFIRLGPCSISKSKVLNEILSNSEQQHNFFVHSNMECGNLPRKISNGLVELCWYLPSGSEDLDLFPEPMAILNLRGDGTAFEKQVQFLAKASSALFVFVNNIDSETSGILNSFAETVTNLVIILSGKDITEETKSHMKTLVSLSVVKRNHILVMGRKNDAEFAQLLRSTLKEIAAMSSPEVGGLSTVESQTTGKRLGEMAEIAREIGINVDEDDKQSSESQRKSKEILHSIGTEGIENFKKVKMTFQGDTWQKLSKLEKESCRLKKRGQMSVNEYLSKLDKNQSELRNERRRKGVPADIKTFIAALTERSGDERKHFLQWMKFGLDFSSRETLSVLREEYKALYEKSQEVSADQRKTAAATWKHLQGLDKQISTSSLGLEHFMREIGLIYETLIDQKNQNKEEKCIVQQLPHTAADLMLDGVPLELIDGDVSNIPLQWVTAVLKEIEHKIGTQTRVFVLTVLGVQSTGKSTLLNTMFGLQFAVSSGRCTRGAFMQLIKVTGDLQKELGCGYIMVIDTEGLKAPELSNIDDSYEHDNELATLVIGLSDVTLVNMAMENSTEMKDVLQIVVHAFIRMKEVGKKPTCYFVHQNVSDVSAHDQNMRGRKQLLEQLDTMTRAAAKMEKQDCRFTKFSDVLDYDAKENNWNIPGLWHGNPPMAAVNTGYSQKVFELKKMIFKSFTNHQNKRKFSTISEFMEWTKSLWKAVKYENFIFSFRNSLVAEAYKELSIKYTDLEWELRKEIHSFVEMEENRIYNATDDPERLAQSLKRKRVSFMEEKKQKALQELEDYFSTNDRANLVEKYRSDFFSSIDSVIKERAMYADMKSDKAVQRWRDMKKLDDIKASYQSRIEEQVNDLLKRCRQEKRGMRDTELWEEFQVMWEATLSTLTHGPQKESTIVSDMENCLTQKMHSHLITEKLIQKNSSQVEMTLFQVTNNHIERKTDDDTKPKSLFKKCCSYFYPQKSNEMLRAVQWAGWCWQECEEFVEQIVQRNQDYDSTYFRHLLRIVEEKIGEHNDNDFTFNEKFNVEYTVHICSLAAVKFETMQAKFRKKNDALELLKHEKENYFKSFKNIYQEKDQTKQRAELFCKSCLQPALLNAVNKKLGPDIVEYMRYHGKGGKFKFRKNFQVALMLHLKEEDNFEKYHEYIQRTVPFEQKWLRKQVTKYCAAVDGEQPLLCYLALDVLKRFISLVKETLKQVTSQTNEATVHSVIQMFKEKLESDFQIPGSQLAAITLGATNINLEHFTQEIANFVCEVEDHLVQHINGWRSNIGAKLKTLPIDPSSELYTMLSGCGASCPFCGVLCDCTNPTHSEHSAEYHRSQGLTGYHSIKSRKLVTENCTTLVASDTKFRNKDTNKEFWPYKDYRNLGMRYNCWNITADTTIETSAFWKWVLYKYNKQFAQKYAALPANPITSWDLSWDKIKEDIETTYNIKVDEFY
- the LOC119976318 gene encoding interferon-induced very large GTPase 1-like isoform X1, yielding MDGNKKNIEGEGNDLQEMEGVPSCKTGASVSTDNQGMDGNKKNIEGEENDLQEMEDKVSDTAQTETVSNNETGKDSEDRLEQSETENMDNSNRSENVKEDKVSDTAQTETVSNNETGKDSEDKLEQSESENMDNSNRSENVKEDKDSDTAQTETISNNETEKDSEDKLDQSETENMDNSNRSENVKEGASSKESTDMELDVTSDGRGGNLFESQNDDKSDPFLSDSELGEGSCKSLKGNLPKLESKGEKPAVEVETPAQTDTSALLGSISTKRCTEPVCVQDFLMELGLKTLESEKLSLSDVLTISAEALENKVPSSPQDIPAYFLCNLMMFNSKSRNFKYSLTQEEVQSGKQETEDLDFLGLDEPPSDSYHPLDIITAIFLRANAFLQQELMLKMSLCQFALPLLLPDGNEGCTFLLWAMRSIVKKWRPFSLRVSKGFKETNMVIEHIPTFSFIRLGPCSISKSKVLNEILSNSEQQHNFFVHSNMECGNLPRKISNGLVELCWYLPSGSEDLDLFPEPMAILNLRGDGTAFEKQVQFLAKASSALFVFVNNIDSETSGILNSFAETVTNLVIILSGKDITEETKSHMKTLVSLSVVKRNHILVMGRKNDAEFAQLLRSTLKEIAAMSSPEVGGLSTVESQTTGKRLGEMAEIAREIGINVDEDDKQSSESQRKSKEILHSIGTEGIENFKKVKMTFQGDTWQKLSKLEKESCRLKKRGQMSVNEYLSKLDKNQSELRNERRRKGVPADIKTFIAALTERSGDERKHFLQWMKFGLDFSSRETLSVLREEYKALYEKSQEVSADQRKTAAATWKHLQGLDKQISTSSLGLEHFMREIGLIYETLIDQKNQNKEEKCIVQQLPHTAADLMLDGVPLELIDGDVSNIPLQWVTAVLKEIEHKIGTQTRVFVLTVLGVQSTGKSTLLNTMFGLQFAVSSGRCTRGAFMQLIKVTGDLQKELGCGYIMVIDTEGLKAPELSNIDDSYEHDNELATLVIGLSDVTLVNMAMENSTEMKDVLQIVVHAFIRMKEVGKKPTCYFVHQNVSDVSAHDQNMRGRKQLLEQLDTMTRAAAKMEKQDCRFTKFSDVLDYDAKENNWNIPGLWHGNPPMAAVNTGYSQKVFELKKMIFKSFTNHQNKRKFSTISEFMEWTKSLWKAVKYENFIFSFRNSLVAEAYKELSIKYTDLEWELRKEIHSFVEMEENRIYNATDDPERLAQSLKRKRVSFMEEKKQKALQELEDYFSTNDRANLVEKYRSDFFSSIDSVIKERAMYADMKSDKAVQRWRDMKKLDDIKASYQSRIEEQVNDLLKRCRQEKRGMRDTELWEEFQVMWEATLSTLTHGPQKESTIVSDMENCLTQKMHSHLITEKLIQKNSSQVEMTLFQVTNNHIERKTDDDTKPKSLFKKCCSYFYPQKSNEMLRAVQWAGWCWQECEEFVEQIVQRNQDYDSTYFRHLLRIVEEKIGEHNDNDFTFNEKFNVEYTVHICSLAAVKFETMQAKFRKKNDALELLKHEKENYFKSFKNIYQEKDQTKQRAELFCKSCLQPALLNAVNKKLGPDIVEYMRYHGKGGKFKFRKNFQVALMLHLKEEDNFEKYHEYIQRTVPFEQKWLRKQVTKYCAAVDGEQPLLCYLALDVLKRFISLVKETLKQVTSQTNEATVHSVIQMFKEKLESDFQIPGSQLAAITLGATNINLEHFTQEIANFVCEVEDHLVQHINGWRSNIGAKLKTLPIDPSSELYTMLSGCGASCPFCGVLCDCTNPTHSEHSAEYHRSQGLTGYHSIKSRKLVTENCTTLVASDTKFRNKDTNKEFWPYKDYRNLGMRYNCWNITADTTIETSAFWKWVLYKYNKQFAQKYAALPANPITSWDLSWDKIKEDIETTYNIKVDEFY